A genomic stretch from Pseudomonas alkylphenolica includes:
- a CDS encoding efflux RND transporter permease subunit, producing MNLSAPFIRRPVATMLLSLAIMLLGGVSFGLLPVAPLPQIEFPVIVVQANLPGASPEVMASTVATPLERSMGAISGVTTLTSNSSQGSTRVILGFDQGRDIDAAAREVQAAINASRNLLPSGMRSMPTYKKFNPSQAPIMVLALTSSVLQKGQLYDLASTILSQSLSQVPGVGEVQIGGSSLPAVRIELEPQLLNQYGVALDDVRQTIANANQRRPKGFIEDPQRSWQVQANDQLEKAKDYEPLVIRYQDGAVLRLSHVAKVTDAVENRYNSGFFNDQDAVLLVINRQSGANIIETVNKIKEQLPALESLMPASVKLDVAMDRSPVIKATLKEAEHTLIIAVVLVILVVFLFLGNLRASLIPTLAVPVSLVGTFAAMYLCGFSLNNMSLMALILATGLVVDDAIVVLENISRHIDEGVPPMRAAYLGSKEVGFTLLSMNLSLVVVFVSILFMGGIVGSLFREFSITLAVAIVVSLVVSLTLTPMLCARWLKPQAQEGQTRLQRWSEHLHQRMMASYGRSLDWVLRHRRLTLASLLVTIAVNIALYVVVPKTFLPQQDTGQLMGFVRGDDGLSFQVMQPKMEIYRQALLKDPAVESVAGFIGGNSGTNNAMVLVRLKPISERKISAQKIIERLRKEMPKVPGGRLFLMADQDLQFGGGRDQSTSQFLYTLQSSELSALREWYPKVVAAFKALPELTAIDAREGGGTQQVTLVVDREQAKRLGIDMSMVTSVLNNAYSQRQISTIYDSLNQYQVVMEINPKYAQDPRSLEQVQVITADGARVPLATFARYENSLADDRVSHEGQFASESINFDIAEGYSQDQALAAVERAVAKVGLPEDVIAKLGGTGDAFAESQKGQPFMILGALLAVYLVLGILYESYIHPLTILSTLPSAGVGALLTLYVVGSEFSLISLLGLFLLIGVVKKNAIMMIDLALQLERHEQLSPEQSIRRACLLRLRPILMTTIAAILGALPLLLSHAEGSEMRQPLGLTIIGGLVFSQVLTLYTTPVVYLYLDRLRHRFNHWRGVRTDAALETPL from the coding sequence ATGAACCTCTCCGCACCCTTTATCCGCCGCCCGGTGGCGACCATGCTCCTGAGCCTGGCGATCATGCTGCTGGGTGGTGTCAGCTTCGGCCTGTTGCCGGTGGCGCCGCTGCCGCAGATCGAGTTCCCGGTGATCGTGGTCCAGGCCAACCTGCCGGGGGCCAGCCCCGAGGTGATGGCCTCAACCGTGGCGACTCCACTGGAGCGCTCCATGGGCGCGATATCCGGGGTCACTACGCTCACCAGCAATTCCAGCCAGGGCTCGACCCGGGTGATTCTCGGCTTTGACCAGGGCCGTGATATCGATGCGGCCGCGCGCGAAGTGCAGGCGGCGATCAACGCCTCGCGCAACCTGTTGCCCAGCGGTATGCGCAGCATGCCGACCTACAAGAAGTTCAATCCGTCGCAGGCGCCGATCATGGTCCTGGCGCTGACCTCCAGCGTGCTGCAGAAGGGCCAGCTCTACGACCTGGCCTCGACCATCCTGTCGCAGAGTCTGTCCCAGGTGCCGGGGGTAGGCGAGGTGCAGATCGGCGGCAGTTCGCTGCCGGCGGTGCGCATCGAACTCGAACCGCAATTGCTCAATCAGTACGGCGTGGCGCTGGACGATGTGCGCCAGACCATCGCCAACGCCAACCAGCGCCGGCCCAAGGGTTTTATCGAAGACCCTCAGCGCAGCTGGCAGGTGCAGGCCAACGACCAGCTGGAAAAGGCCAAGGACTACGAGCCGCTGGTGATCCGTTACCAGGACGGTGCGGTATTGCGCCTGAGCCATGTGGCCAAGGTCACCGACGCGGTGGAGAACCGCTACAACAGCGGCTTCTTCAATGACCAGGACGCGGTGCTGCTGGTGATCAACCGCCAGTCTGGCGCCAACATCATCGAGACCGTGAACAAGATCAAGGAGCAGCTGCCGGCCCTGGAGTCGCTGATGCCGGCCAGCGTCAAGCTGGACGTGGCCATGGACCGCTCGCCGGTGATCAAGGCGACCCTCAAGGAAGCCGAGCACACCCTGATCATCGCCGTGGTGCTGGTGATCCTCGTGGTGTTCCTGTTCCTCGGCAACCTGCGTGCCTCGCTGATTCCGACCCTGGCGGTGCCGGTGTCGCTGGTCGGCACCTTTGCGGCCATGTACCTGTGCGGCTTCTCGTTGAACAACATGTCGCTGATGGCGCTGATCCTTGCCACCGGCCTGGTGGTGGACGACGCCATCGTGGTGCTGGAGAACATCTCCCGGCATATCGACGAAGGCGTGCCGCCGATGCGCGCTGCCTACCTGGGCTCCAAGGAAGTTGGCTTCACCCTGTTGTCGATGAACCTGTCGCTGGTGGTGGTGTTCGTCTCGATCCTGTTCATGGGCGGTATCGTCGGCTCGTTGTTCCGCGAGTTCTCCATCACCCTGGCGGTGGCGATCGTTGTCTCGCTGGTGGTTTCCCTGACCCTGACACCGATGCTTTGCGCGCGCTGGCTCAAGCCCCAGGCACAAGAAGGGCAGACGCGCCTGCAGCGCTGGAGCGAGCACCTGCACCAGCGCATGATGGCCAGCTATGGGCGCAGCCTCGACTGGGTACTGCGTCACAGGCGCCTGACCCTGGCCAGCCTGCTGGTGACCATTGCGGTCAACATCGCCCTGTACGTGGTGGTACCCAAGACCTTCCTGCCGCAGCAGGACACCGGTCAGTTGATGGGCTTTGTCCGCGGTGACGACGGCCTGTCGTTCCAGGTCATGCAGCCGAAGATGGAAATCTACCGTCAGGCCCTGCTCAAGGATCCGGCGGTGGAAAGCGTCGCCGGCTTTATCGGTGGCAACAGCGGCACCAATAACGCCATGGTGCTGGTGCGCCTCAAGCCGATCAGCGAGCGCAAGATATCCGCGCAGAAGATCATCGAGCGTTTGCGCAAGGAAATGCCCAAGGTGCCTGGTGGACGCCTGTTCCTCATGGCCGACCAGGACCTGCAGTTCGGCGGTGGCCGCGACCAGAGCACCTCGCAGTTTCTCTACACCTTGCAGAGCAGCGAGCTGTCCGCTTTGCGCGAGTGGTATCCGAAAGTGGTCGCGGCGTTCAAGGCCCTGCCGGAACTCACTGCCATCGATGCCCGCGAAGGTGGCGGTACCCAGCAGGTCACCCTGGTGGTCGATCGCGAACAGGCCAAGCGTCTGGGGATCGACATGAGCATGGTCACCTCGGTGTTGAACAACGCCTACAGCCAGCGGCAGATTTCGACCATCTACGACAGCCTGAACCAGTATCAGGTGGTGATGGAGATCAACCCCAAATACGCCCAGGACCCGCGTAGCCTCGAGCAGGTCCAGGTGATCACCGCTGACGGCGCCCGGGTACCGCTGGCGACCTTTGCCCGCTATGAAAACAGCCTGGCCGACGACCGGGTCAGCCACGAAGGCCAGTTCGCCTCTGAAAGCATCAACTTCGACATCGCCGAAGGCTACAGTCAGGACCAGGCACTGGCTGCAGTTGAGCGGGCAGTGGCCAAGGTCGGCTTGCCCGAGGACGTGATCGCCAAGCTCGGCGGCACCGGCGATGCCTTTGCCGAAAGCCAGAAGGGCCAGCCGTTCATGATCCTCGGGGCGCTGCTGGCGGTGTATCTGGTGCTGGGGATTCTCTATGAGAGCTACATTCACCCGCTAACCATTCTCTCGACCTTGCCGTCGGCCGGGGTAGGGGCCTTGCTCACCCTGTATGTGGTGGGTAGCGAGTTCAGCCTGATTTCCCTGCTCGGCCTGTTCCTGTTGATTGGCGTGGTGAAGAAGAACGCCATCATGATGATCGACCTGGCCTTGCAACTGGAACGCCATGAACAGCTGAGCCCGGAGCAATCGATCCGCCGTGCCTGTCTGCTGCGTCTGCGACCGATCCTGATGACCACCATCGCCGCCATTCTCGGCGCCTTGCCGTTGCTGCTCAGTCATGCCGAGGGTTCGGAGATGCGCCAGCCGCTGGGCCTGACCATCATTGGCGGGCTGGTCTTCAGCCAGGTCCTCACGCTTTACACCACCCCGGTGGTTTACCTCTATCTGGACCGCTTGCGCCATCGTTTCAACCACTGGCGTGGCGTGCGCACCGACGCTGCTTTGGAAACCCCG
- a CDS encoding MdtB/MuxB family multidrug efflux RND transporter permease subunit translates to MNLSRLFILRPVATTLSMLAIVLAGLIAYTLLPVAALPQVDYPTIRVMTLYPGASPQVMTSAVTAPLERQFGQMPGLTQMASTSSGGASVLTLRFSLDMNMDVAEQQVQAAINAASNLLPSDLPAPPVYNKVNPADTPVLTLAISSKTMPLPKLNDLVDTRVAQKIAQISGVGMVSIAGGQRQAVRIKVNPDALASAGLNLADVRTLIGASNVNQPKGNFDGPTRVSMLDANDQLRSPEEYANLILAYNNGAPLRLKDVAEIVDGAENERLAAWANQNQAVLLNIQRQPGANVIEVVDRIKTLLPSITDNLPAGLDVSVLTDRTQTIRASVKDVQHELLLAIALVVMVTFVFLRRFSATIIPSVAVPLSLIGTFAVMHLAGFSINNLTLMALTIATGFVVDDAIVMLENISRHIEEGESPMQAALKGARQIGFTLISLTFSLIAVLIPLLFMADVVGRLFREFAITLAVAILISLVVSLTLTPMMCARLLKREPTEQEQGRFYRASGAWIDWMIAWYGRGLQWVLKRQPLTLLVAVATLALTVLLYLVVPKGFFPAQDTGVIQGISEAPQSVSFAAMSERQQQLSAVILQDPAVQSLSSYIGVDGDNATLNSGRLLINLKPHGERDLTAAQVIARLQPQVDKLVGIRLFMQPVQDLSIEDRVSRTQYQFSLSSPDAELLALWSGKLVDALQQRPELTDVASDLQDKGLQVFLVIDRDAASRLGINVADITNALYDAFGQRQISTIYTQASQYRVVLQAEAASSLGPQVLEQIHVKATDGGQVRLSSLARIEQRQAQLAIAHIGQFPAVMMSFNLAEGVALGEAVKAIEQVQQEIGMPVGVQTRFQGAAEAFQNSLSSTLLLILAAVVTMYIVLGVLYESYIHPVTILSTLPSAAVGALLALILSGNDLGMIAIIGIILLIGIVKKNAIMMIDFALEAERNQGMAPEAAIYQAALLRFRPILMTTLAALFGAIPLMLATGSGAELRQPLGLVMVGGLLVSQVLTLFTTPVIYLYFDRLARRMRPQPDAAVQDLS, encoded by the coding sequence ATGAACCTCTCGCGGCTGTTCATCCTGCGCCCGGTGGCGACCACCCTGAGCATGCTGGCCATTGTCCTGGCCGGCCTGATCGCCTACACCTTGCTGCCTGTGGCGGCGTTGCCGCAGGTCGATTACCCGACCATCCGGGTCATGACCCTGTATCCGGGTGCCAGCCCGCAAGTAATGACCAGCGCAGTCACTGCGCCGCTGGAGCGCCAGTTCGGGCAGATGCCGGGCCTGACCCAGATGGCCTCGACCAGCTCCGGCGGCGCTTCGGTGCTGACCTTGCGCTTCAGCCTGGACATGAACATGGACGTTGCCGAGCAGCAGGTCCAGGCGGCGATCAACGCCGCCAGCAACCTGTTGCCCAGCGACCTGCCAGCACCGCCGGTGTACAACAAGGTCAACCCGGCCGACACCCCGGTGCTGACCCTGGCCATTTCGTCGAAAACCATGCCGCTGCCCAAGCTCAACGACCTGGTCGACACCCGCGTGGCGCAGAAAATCGCGCAGATCAGCGGCGTCGGCATGGTCAGCATCGCCGGCGGTCAGCGCCAGGCGGTGCGGATCAAGGTCAACCCTGATGCCCTGGCGTCTGCCGGACTCAACCTTGCGGATGTGCGCACCCTGATCGGCGCCTCCAACGTCAACCAGCCGAAAGGCAACTTCGACGGCCCGACGCGGGTGTCGATGCTCGACGCCAACGACCAACTGCGTTCCCCCGAGGAGTACGCCAACCTGATCCTGGCGTACAACAACGGTGCGCCGCTGCGCCTGAAGGACGTCGCCGAGATTGTCGACGGCGCCGAAAACGAGCGCCTGGCGGCCTGGGCCAACCAGAACCAGGCAGTGCTGTTGAACATCCAGCGTCAGCCGGGCGCAAACGTTATCGAGGTGGTTGACCGGATCAAGACCCTGCTGCCGTCGATCACCGACAACCTGCCGGCCGGCCTTGATGTCAGCGTACTCACCGACCGCACTCAGACCATCCGCGCCTCGGTCAAGGATGTTCAGCACGAACTGCTGCTGGCCATCGCCCTGGTAGTGATGGTGACCTTCGTGTTCCTGCGCCGCTTCAGCGCGACGATCATTCCGTCGGTGGCCGTGCCGCTGTCGCTGATCGGCACCTTTGCGGTGATGCACCTGGCCGGGTTCTCGATCAACAACCTGACCCTGATGGCGCTGACCATCGCCACCGGTTTTGTCGTCGACGATGCGATTGTCATGCTGGAGAACATTTCCCGGCACATCGAGGAAGGCGAAAGCCCCATGCAGGCGGCGCTCAAGGGTGCCCGGCAGATTGGTTTCACACTGATCTCGCTGACTTTCTCGCTGATCGCGGTGTTGATCCCGCTGCTGTTCATGGCCGATGTGGTAGGGCGCCTGTTCCGTGAATTCGCCATCACCCTGGCGGTGGCGATCCTGATTTCCCTGGTCGTGTCGCTGACCTTGACGCCGATGATGTGCGCGCGCCTGCTCAAGCGCGAGCCCACCGAGCAGGAGCAGGGGCGCTTCTACCGTGCCAGCGGTGCCTGGATTGACTGGATGATCGCCTGGTATGGCCGTGGCCTGCAGTGGGTGCTCAAGCGCCAGCCGCTGACCTTGCTGGTAGCGGTGGCGACCCTGGCCCTGACCGTGCTGTTGTACCTGGTGGTGCCCAAGGGCTTCTTCCCGGCACAGGACACCGGGGTGATCCAGGGTATTTCCGAAGCGCCGCAGTCGGTGTCTTTTGCCGCCATGAGCGAGCGCCAGCAACAGCTCAGTGCGGTGATCCTTCAGGATCCGGCGGTGCAGAGCCTGTCGTCCTACATCGGCGTCGACGGTGACAACGCCACGCTCAACAGCGGGCGTCTGTTGATCAACCTCAAGCCCCATGGCGAGCGCGACCTGACCGCCGCCCAGGTGATCGCCCGGCTGCAGCCGCAGGTCGACAAGCTGGTCGGCATCCGTCTGTTCATGCAGCCGGTGCAAGACCTGAGCATCGAAGACCGGGTCAGCCGCACCCAGTACCAGTTCAGCCTGTCGTCCCCGGACGCCGAACTGCTGGCGCTGTGGAGCGGCAAGCTGGTCGATGCCCTGCAACAGCGCCCGGAACTCACCGATGTCGCCAGCGACCTGCAGGACAAGGGCCTGCAAGTATTCCTGGTGATCGACCGGGATGCCGCCAGCCGCCTGGGCATCAACGTCGCCGACATCACCAACGCCCTGTACGACGCCTTCGGCCAGCGCCAGATCTCGACCATTTACACCCAGGCCAGCCAGTACCGCGTGGTGCTGCAGGCCGAAGCCGCTTCCAGCCTGGGGCCACAGGTGCTCGAGCAGATCCACGTCAAAGCCACCGATGGCGGCCAGGTGCGGCTGTCGAGCCTGGCGCGTATCGAACAGCGTCAGGCGCAGCTGGCAATTGCCCATATCGGCCAGTTCCCGGCGGTGATGATGTCGTTCAACCTGGCCGAAGGCGTGGCCCTCGGTGAGGCGGTCAAGGCGATCGAGCAGGTGCAGCAGGAGATCGGCATGCCGGTCGGCGTGCAGACCCGCTTCCAGGGCGCGGCCGAAGCGTTCCAGAACTCGCTGTCGAGCACCTTGCTGCTGATTCTGGCGGCGGTGGTGACCATGTACATCGTGCTTGGCGTGCTCTACGAGAGCTACATCCATCCGGTCACCATCCTCTCGACCCTGCCGTCGGCGGCGGTGGGCGCCTTGCTGGCGCTGATCCTGTCCGGCAACGACCTGGGCATGATCGCCATCATCGGCATCATTCTGCTGATCGGTATCGTCAAGAAGAACGCGATCATGATGATCGACTTCGCCCTCGAGGCCGAGCGCAACCAGGGCATGGCACCGGAAGCGGCGATCTACCAAGCGGCGCTGCTGCGCTTCCGGCCGATTCTGATGACCACCCTGGCGGCCCTGTTTGGCGCCATCCCGCTGATGCTCGCCACCGGTTCCGGCGCCGAGCTGCGCCAGCCGCTGGGTCTGGTGATGGTCGGCGGGCTGCTGGTCAGCCAGGTGCTGACGCTGTTCACCACGCCGGTCATCTACCTGTACTTCGATCGCCTGGCGCGGCGCATGCGCCCGCAACCTGACGCCGCGGTGCAGGACCTGTCATGA
- a CDS encoding MdtA/MuxA family multidrug efflux RND transporter periplasmic adaptor subunit, with protein MVDQPMLSRSRSPRRWLVGLLILLLVAGLCWWLWPSPAAHKAAGAPGGKGGRPGFGAFAGPVPVRVEPATVGNFPVYLKALGTVTATNTVNVRSRVGGELVKVNFQEGQKVKAGDLLAEIDPRSYQIALQQAEGTLAQNLAQLKNAQIDLERYKGLYAEDSIAKQTLDTQVALVGQFQGTIKTNQAAVGDAKLNLDFTRIRAPITGRLGLRQLDVGNLVAANDTTALVVITQTQPITVAFTLPESELSTVLARYRSGAKLPVEAWDRGDLKQQAVGELRSLDNQIDTTTGTLKFKAFFENQNEVLFPNQFVNVRLLADTLTNVVLAPSAAIQFGTDGSFVYVMEGENKVRIRKLTLGASDGDHTVVTAGLAKGERVVLEGTDRLRDGSEVEVVNDSSQVPETPGQHLQGQDNNDASAAADRKDKAGA; from the coding sequence ATGGTCGATCAACCGATGCTTTCTCGTTCCCGTTCCCCTCGTCGCTGGCTTGTCGGCCTGCTGATCCTGCTGCTGGTTGCCGGCCTGTGCTGGTGGCTGTGGCCGTCTCCAGCGGCGCACAAGGCTGCCGGCGCACCCGGTGGCAAGGGCGGGCGACCAGGCTTCGGGGCCTTTGCCGGGCCGGTGCCGGTGCGCGTCGAACCGGCTACTGTCGGCAACTTCCCGGTCTACCTCAAGGCCCTGGGCACGGTGACCGCGACCAATACCGTCAACGTCCGTAGCCGGGTAGGTGGCGAGCTGGTCAAGGTCAACTTCCAGGAAGGGCAGAAGGTCAAGGCCGGCGACCTGCTCGCCGAGATCGACCCGCGCAGCTACCAGATCGCCCTGCAACAGGCCGAAGGCACCCTGGCACAGAACCTGGCGCAGCTGAAAAACGCCCAGATCGACCTGGAACGCTATAAAGGCCTGTACGCCGAAGACAGTATCGCCAAGCAGACCCTCGACACTCAGGTGGCGCTGGTCGGCCAGTTCCAGGGCACCATCAAGACCAACCAGGCGGCGGTCGGCGATGCCAAGCTGAACCTGGATTTCACCCGTATCCGCGCACCGATCACCGGCCGCCTGGGCCTGCGTCAGCTCGACGTCGGCAACCTGGTGGCAGCCAACGACACCACGGCACTGGTGGTGATTACCCAGACCCAGCCGATCACCGTGGCCTTTACCTTGCCCGAGTCGGAGCTCAGCACCGTGCTGGCCCGCTACCGCAGCGGCGCCAAGTTGCCGGTTGAAGCTTGGGACCGCGGCGACCTCAAGCAGCAGGCCGTCGGCGAGTTGCGCAGCCTCGACAACCAGATCGACACCACCACTGGCACCCTGAAGTTCAAGGCGTTCTTCGAGAACCAGAACGAAGTGCTGTTCCCCAACCAGTTCGTCAACGTGCGCCTGCTGGCCGACACCTTGACCAACGTGGTGCTGGCGCCTTCGGCCGCCATCCAGTTCGGCACCGACGGCTCCTTTGTGTATGTCATGGAAGGCGAGAACAAGGTGCGCATCCGCAAACTCACCCTCGGCGCCAGCGACGGCGACCACACCGTGGTCACCGCAGGCCTGGCCAAGGGCGAGCGGGTGGTGCTTGAAGGTACCGACCGCTTGCGTGACGGCAGTGAGGTAGAAGTGGTCAACGACAGCTCGCAAGTCCCGGAAACCCCTGGCCAGCACCTGCAGGGGCAGGACAACAACGATGCTTCCGCTGCCGCGGACCGCAAGGACAAGGCCGGCGCATGA
- the tpx gene encoding thiol peroxidase, with product MAQVTLKGNPVQVNGELPKVGSKAPAFSLVGAGLADVTLASLAGKRKVLNIFPSVDTPTCATSVRTFNKKANELNNTVVLCISADLPFAQARFCGAEGLENVQNLSTLRGREFIENYGVAIADGPLAGLTARAVVVLDENDNVLHSELVGEIADEPNYDAALAVLK from the coding sequence ATGGCTCAAGTGACTCTCAAAGGCAATCCTGTTCAGGTCAACGGCGAACTGCCGAAGGTCGGCTCGAAAGCGCCAGCGTTTTCCCTGGTTGGTGCAGGCCTGGCTGACGTGACCCTGGCCAGCCTGGCCGGCAAGCGCAAAGTGCTGAACATCTTCCCAAGCGTCGACACCCCGACCTGCGCTACCTCGGTGCGTACCTTCAACAAGAAGGCCAACGAGCTGAACAACACCGTAGTGCTGTGCATCTCTGCTGACCTGCCGTTCGCGCAAGCACGCTTCTGTGGCGCTGAAGGCCTGGAAAACGTCCAGAACCTGTCGACCCTGCGTGGCCGCGAGTTCATCGAGAACTACGGCGTTGCCATCGCCGACGGCCCACTGGCCGGCCTGACCGCCCGTGCCGTGGTGGTACTGGACGAAAATGACAACGTCCTGCACAGCGAGCTGGTTGGCGAAATCGCCGACGAGCCGAACTATGATGCTGCTCTGGCAGTGTTGAAGTGA
- a CDS encoding serine/threonine transporter, with the protein MNEQAPSVEQRFESTPAALGSWSRQDTTWMLGLFGTAIGAGTLFLPINAGLGGFWPLLILALLAFPMTYYAHRGLTRFVLSGRDGADITDVVEEHFGIQAGALITLLYFFAIFPILLIYSVALTNTVGSFMEHQLHIEPPPRAVLSFVLILGLLAIVRCGEQATVKVMSLLVYPFIVALAFLAVFLIPHWSGGILSTATEVPSGSAFLHTLWLAIPVMVFSFNHSPIISAFAVDQKRQYGMHADERSGQILRRAHLLMVAMVMFFVFSCVLTLTPAQLAEAKAQNLSILSYLANHFSNPTIAFAAPLIAFIAIAKSFLGHYIGASEGLKGLIVKTGKRPGAKALDRMTAAFMLVICWIVATLNPSILGMIETLGGPVIAAILFLMPMYAIRKVPAMRKYSGQMSNVFVVAVGLVAISALVYSLLS; encoded by the coding sequence ATGAATGAGCAGGCCCCGAGCGTTGAACAACGCTTCGAATCGACCCCAGCCGCCCTCGGCAGTTGGTCCCGTCAGGACACCACCTGGATGCTGGGCCTGTTTGGCACGGCCATCGGCGCCGGAACCCTGTTCCTGCCGATCAATGCCGGGTTAGGTGGCTTCTGGCCTCTGCTGATCCTGGCGTTGCTGGCGTTCCCGATGACGTACTACGCCCACCGTGGGCTGACCCGCTTTGTACTGTCCGGGCGCGATGGCGCCGACATCACCGACGTGGTCGAAGAGCACTTCGGCATCCAGGCCGGTGCCCTGATCACCTTGCTGTACTTCTTCGCCATCTTCCCGATCCTGCTGATCTACAGCGTGGCCCTGACCAACACGGTCGGCAGCTTCATGGAACACCAACTGCACATCGAGCCGCCACCGCGCGCCGTGCTGTCGTTCGTGCTGATTCTCGGCTTGCTGGCCATTGTGCGCTGCGGCGAGCAGGCCACGGTCAAGGTCATGAGCCTGCTGGTCTATCCGTTCATCGTGGCCCTGGCGTTCCTGGCGGTGTTCCTGATTCCGCACTGGAGCGGCGGTATCCTCAGCACCGCCACTGAAGTACCGTCGGGTTCGGCCTTCCTGCACACCCTGTGGCTGGCGATTCCGGTCATGGTGTTCTCGTTCAACCATTCGCCGATCATCTCGGCCTTTGCCGTTGACCAGAAGCGCCAGTACGGCATGCACGCCGACGAGCGCAGCGGGCAGATTCTGCGCCGCGCCCACCTGCTGATGGTGGCGATGGTGATGTTCTTCGTGTTCAGCTGCGTGCTGACCCTGACCCCGGCACAACTGGCCGAAGCCAAGGCGCAGAACCTGTCGATCCTGTCGTACCTGGCCAACCACTTCAGCAACCCGACCATCGCGTTTGCCGCGCCGCTGATTGCGTTCATCGCCATTGCCAAGTCGTTCCTCGGCCACTACATCGGTGCCAGCGAAGGTCTCAAAGGCTTGATCGTCAAGACCGGCAAGCGCCCTGGCGCCAAGGCGCTGGACCGCATGACCGCAGCCTTCATGCTGGTGATCTGCTGGATCGTCGCCACCCTCAACCCGAGCATCCTCGGCATGATCGAGACCCTTGGCGGCCCGGTGATCGCGGCGATTCTGTTCCTGATGCCGATGTACGCCATCCGCAAGGTTCCGGCCATGCGTAAATACAGCGGGCAGATGTCCAATGTCTTCGTCGTGGCCGTTGGCCTGGTAGCGATCTCGGCGCTGGTTTACTCGCTGCTGAGCTGA
- a CDS encoding amino acid aminotransferase translates to MFKHVDAYAGDPILSLMETFKADPRANKVNLSIGLYYDAAGVVPQLAAVGEAEKRMAGQPHEASLYLPMEGLNSYRQAIQALLFGADHPAVQGGRVATVQTVGGSGALKVGADFLKRYFPESQVWVSNPTWDNHRAIFEGAGFKVNTYPYFNQDTRGLDFDGMLATLQGLAANSIVLLHPCCHNPTGVDLSQAQWQQVIEVVKARNLIPFLDIAYQGFGEGLVEDAYAIREAARAGVPCLVSNSFSKIFSLYGERVGGLSVVCDDADTAQSVLGQLKATVRRNYSSPPAFGAQLVAAVLGDALLNAQWAAEVEQMRLRILDMRQGLVDALAVLLPGQDFSFFLSQRGMFSYTGLSVAQVRRLRDEFGVYLIDSGRVCMSGLRPDNLQQVAEAIAAVQ, encoded by the coding sequence GTGTTCAAACATGTCGATGCCTATGCCGGCGATCCGATTCTCTCCCTGATGGAAACCTTCAAGGCCGACCCGCGCGCCAACAAGGTCAACCTGAGCATCGGTCTGTATTACGACGCCGCAGGTGTGGTGCCGCAACTGGCCGCGGTCGGCGAAGCCGAGAAGCGCATGGCCGGCCAGCCGCATGAAGCTTCGCTGTACTTGCCGATGGAAGGTCTGAACAGCTATCGCCAGGCAATCCAGGCGTTGCTGTTCGGTGCCGATCATCCGGCGGTGCAGGGCGGCCGTGTAGCCACCGTGCAGACTGTGGGTGGTTCTGGCGCGCTGAAAGTCGGTGCCGACTTCCTCAAGCGTTACTTCCCCGAATCGCAGGTATGGGTCAGCAATCCGACCTGGGACAACCACCGGGCGATCTTTGAAGGTGCCGGCTTTAAGGTCAACACCTACCCGTACTTCAACCAGGACACCCGTGGCCTGGACTTCGACGGCATGCTCGCGACCCTGCAGGGCCTGGCGGCCAACAGCATTGTGCTGCTGCATCCGTGCTGCCACAACCCGACCGGTGTCGACCTGAGCCAGGCGCAATGGCAGCAGGTAATCGAGGTGGTCAAGGCGCGCAACCTGATCCCGTTCCTCGATATCGCCTATCAAGGCTTCGGCGAAGGTCTGGTCGAGGATGCCTATGCCATCCGCGAAGCGGCCCGCGCCGGTGTGCCGTGCCTGGTAAGCAACTCGTTCTCGAAGATCTTCTCGCTGTATGGCGAGCGGGTAGGGGGCCTGTCGGTGGTCTGTGACGATGCCGACACCGCGCAAAGCGTACTCGGCCAGCTCAAGGCCACGGTGCGCCGCAACTACTCCAGCCCACCGGCTTTCGGTGCACAGCTGGTGGCCGCAGTGCTGGGCGATGCGCTGCTCAATGCGCAGTGGGCGGCTGAAGTGGAGCAGATGCGTCTGCGCATCCTCGACATGCGTCAGGGGCTGGTCGATGCCCTGGCGGTGCTGCTGCCGGGCCAGGACTTCTCGTTCTTCCTGAGTCAGCGCGGGATGTTCAGTTACACCGGTTTGAGCGTCGCGCAGGTGCGTCGCCTGCGTGACGAGTTCGGGGTATACCTGATCGACAGCGGCCGGGTGTGCATGTCCGGGCTGCGTCCGGACAACCTGCAGCAGGTGGCTGAGGCGATTGCTGCGGTTCAGTAA